A stretch of the Clostridium novyi genome encodes the following:
- a CDS encoding SGNH/GDSL hydrolase family protein yields the protein MKKKFVFMFTIILTVIIVFTGTKYLKSRKKISEKITQVVAFGDSYSDNGQAKKISAQIMDNPNRPKEAYLKPSDKLYWNGRYSNGNTAVEVLAKKLDVPLTNYATGGATTGEKNYCQWMDYLGDTGLLGQVEKFKKSLKTDNADSHTLYFIFASANDYFKFMDYSMPGKIENIADKAVDNINTAVKKLAGLGAKKFFVVNSSDLSLVPYEITNNRTKSAEAFVNGVNKKLPESLKELQKNLNIKIMMFDLPKISDKIMKNPSKYGLVELKKECESTYPKIKPACNNQDQYYFWDEWHYSRAVHKILGEEMYSKVKMFK from the coding sequence ATGAAAAAAAAATTTGTATTTATGTTTACAATTATTTTAACAGTTATTATTGTTTTTACTGGAACTAAGTATTTAAAAAGTAGAAAAAAAATTAGTGAAAAAATTACTCAAGTAGTTGCATTTGGAGACAGTTATTCAGATAATGGACAGGCTAAAAAAATTTCCGCACAAATTATGGATAATCCTAATAGACCAAAGGAGGCATATTTAAAACCTTCAGATAAATTGTATTGGAATGGCAGATATTCAAATGGAAATACAGCTGTTGAAGTTTTAGCAAAAAAGTTAGATGTACCATTAACTAACTATGCTACTGGTGGAGCAACTACCGGAGAAAAAAACTACTGTCAGTGGATGGATTATTTAGGTGATACAGGGTTATTAGGACAAGTTGAAAAATTTAAAAAAAGTTTAAAAACAGATAATGCAGATTCTCATACATTGTATTTTATTTTTGCTTCTGCAAATGATTATTTTAAATTTATGGATTATTCTATGCCAGGTAAAATTGAAAATATAGCAGATAAAGCTGTAGATAATATAAATACTGCTGTTAAAAAATTAGCAGGTCTTGGAGCTAAAAAATTTTTTGTAGTGAATAGTAGTGATTTATCACTTGTACCTTATGAAATTACTAACAATCGAACAAAATCTGCTGAAGCTTTTGTAAATGGTGTAAATAAGAAACTTCCTGAAAGTTTAAAAGAATTACAAAAGAACTTAAATATAAAAATAATGATGTTTGATCTCCCTAAAATTAGTGATAAAATAATGAAAAATCCAAGCAAATATGGTTTAGTTGAACTAAAAAAAGAGTGTGAAAGCACTTATCCCAAAATTAAACCAGCATGTAATAATCAAGATCAATATTATTTTTGGGATGAATGGCATTATAGTCGTGCTGTTCATAAGATATTAGGTGAAGAAATGTATTCTAAGGTGAAAATGTTTAAATAG
- a CDS encoding replication initiator protein A, giving the protein MNEKNKALQKQSFIMDINILEAPFFLFNQSTKAVKVKDIKNNPNITDEVRHILNVHGIDEGESKYFNWKDSKGMTREMLALTTGQLPRKFTMDVWYGIVGLYIKKTSPINFNEQLNMFDIQSDRLYFTLYELAKFMKLTTGGANIAKIQDAIRQLKNTQYYSFSNGSIYDKKNEEYIKTKERGLSLILEYEFNSEKKRSSKQDMKYKCWVQLNSLVIDNIKHEFIKYLNSETYFTLPSGLTRGLYTYLEGNKYSINGMLTYIKRNFEVLANKIPIEYKFNSDLKKKLKKPLENLMKYGIISDYFYGDKDIINKKEHCIYFIFKGKKEDIINSLRKRYQEKQLQLAVENIKKEEFEMKIPKNLDRTLEEIGFNGKVIKQLYSEYDKWDIIKYIIWLQQQKSKNTGSVKNSAGLLRFALMGNVNLDISHKDIVEFVENEKKKFENSKLSHEEILKNAYDNYVSDEIEKLKKEEEGTYNIIYENTLINIEAQVDTQIAQLKLLEKNEGVEMPSLKLWEEFKEKKYESELFKKNFINSIKVFRGIMTFEEFQVEFDKNR; this is encoded by the coding sequence ATGAATGAAAAAAACAAAGCTTTGCAAAAACAATCTTTTATTATGGATATAAATATATTAGAAGCACCATTTTTTTTATTTAATCAAAGTACAAAAGCAGTTAAAGTTAAAGATATAAAAAATAATCCTAATATAACAGATGAAGTTAGACATATATTAAATGTTCATGGAATAGATGAAGGTGAGTCTAAATATTTTAATTGGAAAGATAGTAAAGGGATGACCAGGGAAATGTTGGCTTTAACAACAGGGCAACTACCGCGTAAATTTACTATGGATGTGTGGTATGGAATAGTTGGTTTATATATAAAGAAAACAAGTCCTATAAATTTCAATGAACAATTAAATATGTTTGATATACAAAGTGATAGACTTTATTTTACGTTATATGAATTAGCTAAATTTATGAAATTAACAACTGGTGGTGCTAATATAGCTAAAATTCAAGATGCTATTAGACAATTGAAAAATACGCAATATTATTCTTTTTCTAACGGTAGTATATATGATAAAAAAAATGAAGAGTATATAAAAACTAAAGAAAGAGGACTTTCTTTAATATTAGAATATGAATTTAATTCAGAAAAGAAAAGATCATCAAAACAAGATATGAAATATAAATGTTGGGTACAATTAAATAGTCTTGTAATAGACAATATAAAACATGAATTTATTAAATATCTTAATTCTGAAACTTATTTTACATTACCATCGGGATTAACTCGTGGACTTTATACATATCTTGAAGGAAATAAGTATTCTATTAATGGAATGTTAACTTATATAAAAAGAAATTTTGAAGTTTTGGCCAATAAAATTCCAATAGAATATAAATTTAATTCTGATTTAAAAAAGAAACTAAAAAAGCCACTTGAGAATTTAATGAAATATGGGATTATATCAGATTATTTTTATGGTGATAAAGATATTATTAATAAAAAAGAACATTGTATTTATTTTATTTTTAAAGGTAAAAAGGAAGATATAATTAATAGTTTACGTAAAAGATATCAGGAAAAACAATTACAATTAGCAGTAGAAAATATAAAAAAAGAAGAATTTGAGATGAAAATACCTAAAAATTTAGATAGGACCTTAGAAGAAATAGGTTTTAATGGAAAAGTAATAAAACAACTATATAGTGAGTATGATAAATGGGATATTATTAAATATATAATATGGTTACAACAACAAAAGAGTAAAAATACTGGATCAGTAAAAAATTCAGCAGGTCTATTAAGATTTGCATTAATGGGCAATGTTAATTTAGATATAAGTCATAAGGATATAGTTGAATTTGTGGAAAATGAAAAAAAGAAATTTGAGAATAGTAAATTATCTCATGAAGAAATATTAAAAAATGCATATGATAATTACGTAAGTGATGAGATAGAAAAACTTAAAAAAGAAGAAGAGGGAACATATAATATAATTTATGAAAATACTTTAATTAATATAGAAGCTCAAGTAGATACTCAAATAGCACAGTTAAAGTTACTTGAAAAAAATGAAGGAGTAGAAATGCCTAGCTTAAAATTATGGGAAGAATTTAAAGAAAAGAAATATGAATCAGAATTGTTTAAAAAGAATTTTATTAATAGTATTAAAGTATTTAGAGGAATTATGACTTTTGAAGAATTTCAAGTTGAGTTCGATAAAAACAGATAA
- a CDS encoding trypsin-like serine protease — MTLIKNNSEIEKNIAHICHCDYKYFLKKRNVVGLGLGYKVKNGFHTNQLCVQVLVSRKFPENEININDKIPSMYKGIPTDVKATGYFRACSFRRKKRPVLGGYSASGYFNNEISGTAGCLVTNGVNKFVLGTNHVFANLNMFITGTSIIQPAYEYGGRSPSCKFATLYKFIPLRFIKGRELPTNLTDCALALLTKPNIMSDNIALIGKVTCVKNPKLGKHVKKVGATTELTEGTITNTNATVVISYENNELAVFKDQIITSAMGAEGDSGSILVDDNNCALGLLFSTSEEDTVYNRLTTVLDQLDVRLPD; from the coding sequence GTGACTTTAATTAAAAATAATAGTGAGATTGAAAAAAATATAGCTCATATTTGTCATTGTGATTATAAATACTTTTTAAAAAAAAGAAATGTAGTTGGATTAGGTCTTGGATATAAGGTAAAAAATGGATTCCATACTAATCAGTTATGTGTTCAAGTACTTGTAAGTAGAAAATTTCCTGAAAATGAGATAAACATTAACGATAAGATTCCATCAATGTATAAAGGAATTCCAACAGATGTTAAAGCAACTGGATACTTTAGAGCATGTTCTTTTCGTAGAAAAAAACGTCCAGTTTTAGGTGGATATAGTGCAAGTGGATATTTTAATAATGAAATTAGTGGTACAGCGGGATGTTTAGTTACAAATGGAGTAAATAAATTCGTTTTAGGTACAAATCATGTTTTTGCAAATCTTAATATGTTTATTACAGGAACCAGTATCATTCAGCCTGCTTATGAATATGGAGGACGTTCCCCTTCTTGTAAGTTTGCAACCTTGTATAAATTTATTCCATTACGATTTATTAAGGGAAGAGAATTACCTACAAATTTAACTGATTGTGCACTAGCATTATTAACTAAGCCTAATATAATGAGTGATAATATTGCTTTAATAGGCAAAGTTACTTGTGTTAAGAATCCTAAATTAGGTAAACATGTTAAAAAGGTTGGTGCAACTACTGAACTTACTGAGGGTACTATTACAAATACAAATGCAACTGTGGTAATTAGTTATGAGAATAATGAATTAGCTGTATTTAAAGATCAGATAATTACAAGTGCCATGGGTGCAGAGGGAGATTCGGGCTCTATACTTGTAGATGATAATAATTGTGCTTTAGGTCTTTTATTTTCAACTAGTGAAGAAGATACAGTGTATAATCGTTTAACTACTGTTTTAGATCAATTAGATGTTCGTTTACCTGATTAA